In the Bacteroidia bacterium genome, GGGGGTGGGGCTGCGGGCGGGCTCGCTCCCGCGCGCGGGGGCCCCCCCCCCCCCCCCCCCGCCCCCGCCCCCCCCCCCCCACGCCGACCTTGCCCACACCAGCGCAGCGAAGTGTGGGCAAGGGCACGCCCAAAAAAATCCTAAAAAGTTCTTAAAAACTTTTTTATGAGTGCTTAAACGTTTTTTAATCTGTCTGTCCTGTTTCTATTTTTTTGTTAATACTTTGGCTACCTCCTTTTTCTAAGGCTATGCGCCAATACTTGACCGCTTCATTTTTTCGGTTAAGCTTGGAAAGAACATCACCGTAATGCTCATATACTACACTACTTACTCGCCCTGTGTCTACGGCTTTTTTAATCCATATTTCGGCTTCTTCGTATTTACCTTGTTTGTACAGTACCCAACCATAGGTATCCATGTTGTTGGGAGTAGGGTGGAGTTCTACGGCTTTTTTAGCCATTTCTGCGGCTTTGTCTAACTTTTCTTTGCGTAAAGAGAGGTAATAAGCATAATTATTGAGAACAATCGTATTTTTAGGGTCAAGTTTAAGGGCTTCTTCGTAAGCTTCATCAGACTTTTGGTACTGCTTGGTAGCATTGTACATATCTCCCAGCATAGAGTACATATCCACTAAGCGGTCAGGGATGTTTCTGCTTATCTTTATTCCTCTTTCCAAGACTTTGATGCCGCTTTCATATTTTTTCAAATTATAGCAAGCAATTCCGTTACAAAAGATAAAATCGGGGTCATTAGGAAAAAGTACTAGAGCACTGTCGGTGTCTTCTTTTACAAGTGTATAGTTTTTGGTTCTCATGGAGACATCTACTAACGCTTGCCATACGCGTATATTGTTTTCGTTAATCCGCAAAGACTTTTTATAGTAAGTTCGGGCTTTTTGTAAGGAATCTAATACAGAGTAAAAGTCAGCAATTAAAGTGATTAGGACTACGTTATCGGTATTTGTAGTTTCTAATTTCAAGGCATAACCCAGGAAATGAAGCAAATTTTGAGGTTTGTTTCTATTTTTGAGTAATTGATTAGAAAGTAGTTGAATTTTAGTTTCAATGGGTAAGTCTGCATTTTCAAGTAGTTTGTGTAGATACTCGTCAGCTTTTACTTGGTCGTTTTTATTTTCATAAAATTGCATAGTGGCAATAAGAGCGTATCCATTATTGGGGTCTTGTTGCAAAATATCTTGCAGAGTTTCATAACATTTTTCGTTCATTCCTGCTTCCTTATAGGTTTCTGCCAGCAATTCTTTATATTCTATTTTGTTGGGGCGAAGTTCTGTTAGACGTTTAATTTCTTGAATAGCATCTTTATTTTTGCCCATGAGTTTGTAGATTTTTATTTTACGAAAAGCAATTTCATCTCCCAAGGGAAATCTTTTTTCCATTTCATTACATAGCGCGATAGCTTTTTCATAAGACTTAGCTTGCAGGTAAAAATTTAAGAGTTGATTGTAGCCTTCTAAATAGTTTGGGAAGTCAGCTACTAAGCTTTCTTGATTTTCAATAGCTTGTTTTAGTTGTTTGTTTTCTAGATACAAGTTGGTCAAGATAATACGGTACCATATATTTTCTTTGTCTAACTTAATAGCTTTTTGAGCGTAGGGGATACCTTTTTCATACATTGCCATTACTAGCATAATTTGGGCAATGTTGTAATTGGCTGCTGCGTTATTTGGGTCAATTTTTAGGACTTCTGTGAAGTAAGTTAGAGCTTGGGCATATTGGTTGTTAGCCCAGTAGGTAGCTCCTTCTATGAAATAGTAATTGAGCTTATTTCTCTCTTCGGGTGAAAGTTTGCGGGGAGGGGTTATTTTCTCTGACTTTTCTTTTTCCCTTTTCTTTTTTGTTTTTTTTGGGTCTGTTGCATTTTGTGCCCAAACCGTAGCCAAAGTAAAAGCCCACAAAATAACTATCCAATTTTTCATACTTCAATACAAGAATAATCACCTAAATTAACCGATAGTGCTACACCTTTCACATTCGCATTTTTTCCAATAATAGAGTGATGCAGCTGCGCGTAATAAATCTGTGCATTATCCTGAACAATACTATGTGAAAGTATAGCGTTTTCTATTACGGCGTTTTCTCCTATTGATACGTAAGGACCAATAATAGAGTTGTGTATTTGCACATTATCTGCGATGTAGCAAGGTGGAGTTATCACACTATTCGGATAAACAAAATTATGAATTTTATTGTTTTTTTGCAAGTAATTTAACACATTTTGATGCGTTTCTAAAAGTGCTTGTTTGTTTCCACAATCCATCCATTCCGCTACTCCTGCTATGCTCATTTTTTTACCTTCTTGAAGCATGTGTGCCAAAGCATCTGTGAGCTGATATTCTCCTAAACTTTTGATATTCTGGTCTATCAAGCGTTG is a window encoding:
- a CDS encoding tetratricopeptide repeat protein, which gives rise to MKNWIVILWAFTLATVWAQNATDPKKTKKKREKEKSEKITPPRKLSPEERNKLNYYFIEGATYWANNQYAQALTYFTEVLKIDPNNAAANYNIAQIMLVMAMYEKGIPYAQKAIKLDKENIWYRIILTNLYLENKQLKQAIENQESLVADFPNYLEGYNQLLNFYLQAKSYEKAIALCNEMEKRFPLGDEIAFRKIKIYKLMGKNKDAIQEIKRLTELRPNKIEYKELLAETYKEAGMNEKCYETLQDILQQDPNNGYALIATMQFYENKNDQVKADEYLHKLLENADLPIETKIQLLSNQLLKNRNKPQNLLHFLGYALKLETTNTDNVVLITLIADFYSVLDSLQKARTYYKKSLRINENNIRVWQALVDVSMRTKNYTLVKEDTDSALVLFPNDPDFIFCNGIACYNLKKYESGIKVLERGIKISRNIPDRLVDMYSMLGDMYNATKQYQKSDEAYEEALKLDPKNTIVLNNYAYYLSLRKEKLDKAAEMAKKAVELHPTPNNMDTYGWVLYKQGKYEEAEIWIKKAVDTGRVSSVVYEHYGDVLSKLNRKNEAVKYWRIALEKGGSQSINKKIETGQTD